GAAACCCAGCTGCTGCGCTGGCTGCAGCGCCGGGCCGCGGCCGAGCCGGGCTTTCCGGTGCGGGTGCGCAGCGTGCTGCTCGTCGTGGGGCCGGCGGGAGGCTGCGCGCCCTGCCGGCAGGGGCTGCAACGGTTCCTGAACCGGTTTTTCCGCGGGGCCACTCTGCGGCTCGTACGCTCCAACCCGCACGCGCCGGGGTGTAGCTGCGGCTGCGGCCATTGCCAGGGTGCTGCGGCCCCGGCGCCCCGCACGGTGCTCGACGAGCTGCTGGGCGAAATCCTGACCGAGCGGGAGTGGGAGCAGGAGCAGCGGGAGCTGGAGGAAGAGTACCGCCGCTTCAACCAGAAGTTCAGGCGCACTATGGCCCAGCAAATTCACTCCGACCCCAAGCACCCGCTGCAGTTCCTGGTCAAGGATGGCAAGGGGGCAAGCCCGCTTGGCGCACGGCCAAAGACCGGCGCGTGGATGCCGGCCACGTGACGCCCGTCATGACGCTGGCGGCCAAGGGCCACACCAAAGAGCACCTGGCCATTCAGGACCGCAGCCTCAACCGTTCCGACGGGGCCAAGATGGGCATCACTGGTAAGGGCACCAAAATCGAGGTCATCAATATCAAAGGCGTACCCGTGGACGTGGAAACGGCCCGCAAGTGGGTCGAGCAGGGGCAGTTATCGGCTTACTACGTCACCAACCGCTACATCCAGGACCACAAGGCCAAGGGCTGGACGGCCGATGGGGAGCTGTTCTTTGCCGTGGGGTTGAACAAGGACCTGGTGTCCGAAACCGGGTTCTAACGCCCGGGCTGT
Above is a genomic segment from Hymenobacter cellulosivorans containing:
- a CDS encoding polymorphic toxin type 5 domain-containing protein; the protein is MDAGHVTPVMTLAAKGHTKEHLAIQDRSLNRSDGAKMGITGKGTKIEVINIKGVPVDVETARKWVEQGQLSAYYVTNRYIQDHKAKGWTADGELFFAVGLNKDLVSETGF